The Paraburkholderia sp. SOS3 genome includes a region encoding these proteins:
- the mltB gene encoding lytic murein transglycosylase B — MFAAAGPASAQTSGASPSPQHKPQTAQITVAQAQPQQPVQQGQTFEEEIIPQRYANNGDVDAFINDMVARYDFDANMLHDLFARVSYSATAVKLVTPAPTPAVKNWHAYQARFLDAVRINAGVKFWRANQATLQRAYEQFGVPPEVIVGIIGVETIYGRYMGNFRVLDALTTLTFDYPNTPNRAEREVTFRKNLADFLIWTRDSQIEPTSVRGSYTGAIGIPQFLPSSIIQYAVDYDGDGTIDLRTSAADAIGSVANYLKQHGWETGRPVVWNIASDAGSLGIAQAAANGQPEPHWSLEQLLRAGMLMNEPSTLNATSEAGTPVTVVDLPSPGRPTEYVLGLKNFYVLTRYNRSFFYALAVYQLGQRIKAQVAATGGIDANGTNGTNGTNGANSVNGAAGSNGMNNGTNGVNGRGAPAPEMQ; from the coding sequence ATGTTCGCGGCAGCGGGCCCGGCCTCGGCGCAGACGTCGGGCGCAAGCCCGAGCCCGCAGCACAAGCCGCAGACTGCGCAAATAACGGTCGCGCAGGCGCAGCCGCAACAGCCGGTGCAGCAAGGGCAGACGTTCGAGGAAGAGATCATCCCGCAGCGCTACGCGAACAACGGCGATGTCGATGCGTTTATCAACGACATGGTTGCGCGCTACGATTTCGATGCGAACATGCTGCACGATCTCTTTGCGCGAGTCAGCTATTCGGCGACCGCGGTCAAGCTCGTCACGCCTGCGCCGACGCCCGCGGTGAAGAACTGGCATGCGTATCAGGCGCGCTTTCTCGACGCGGTGCGCATCAATGCGGGCGTGAAGTTCTGGCGCGCGAATCAGGCGACGCTGCAGCGCGCGTACGAGCAGTTCGGCGTGCCGCCGGAAGTCATCGTCGGGATTATCGGTGTCGAGACGATCTACGGCCGCTATATGGGCAACTTCCGCGTACTCGATGCGCTGACGACGCTGACGTTCGACTACCCGAACACGCCCAATCGCGCCGAACGCGAAGTCACGTTTCGCAAGAATCTCGCGGACTTTCTGATCTGGACACGCGACTCGCAGATCGAGCCGACTTCGGTGCGCGGCTCGTACACGGGCGCGATCGGCATTCCGCAATTCCTGCCCAGCAGCATCATTCAATATGCAGTCGACTACGACGGCGACGGCACGATCGATCTGCGCACGAGCGCGGCCGATGCGATCGGCAGCGTCGCGAACTATCTGAAGCAGCACGGCTGGGAAACGGGGCGGCCCGTCGTGTGGAATATCGCATCCGACGCCGGCAGCCTCGGCATCGCGCAGGCCGCCGCGAATGGACAGCCCGAGCCGCACTGGTCGCTCGAGCAATTGCTGCGTGCCGGCATGCTGATGAACGAGCCGTCTACGTTGAACGCAACGTCCGAAGCGGGAACGCCGGTGACGGTCGTCGATCTGCCGTCGCCGGGGCGGCCGACCGAGTATGTGCTCGGGCTCAAGAATTTCTATGTGCTGACGCGCTATAACCGTAGCTTCTTCTATGCGCTGGCCGTTTATCAGTTGGGTCAGCGCATCAAGGCGCAGGTCGCGGCGACGGGCGGCATCGATGCCAACGGCACGAATGGCACGAATGGCACGAATGGCGCCAACAGCGTGAACGGTGCGGCGGGTTCGAACGGCATGAACAACGGCACGAATGGTGTGAACGGTCGTGGTGCGCCGGCGCCTGAGATGCAATGA
- a CDS encoding enoyl-CoA hydratase: MSAHPQPQSRSDPERETGSDHGSLVEVEHDAYGTPGVVRLTLNRPAAFNALSEALLDELHTQLATLEKSDARVVVLAGAGRAFCAGHDLKEMRAAPSLDYYQWLFARCTKTMLTIRRLPQPVIARVHGIATAAGCQLVAMCDLAVAADTARFATSGVNLGLFCATPAVPLSRNVMPKAALDMLLTGDFIDALTAKQHGLVNRVAPLDGLDAEVAALAASICAKPRGAVSVGKALFYRQLEMGVEAAYQLAGQTMACNMMMDSALEGVQAFIDKRSPEWRR; encoded by the coding sequence ATGAGTGCCCATCCGCAGCCTCAATCGCGTTCTGATCCGGAACGCGAGACCGGGTCCGACCACGGCTCGCTCGTCGAAGTCGAGCACGACGCGTACGGCACGCCCGGCGTCGTGCGTTTGACGTTGAACCGGCCGGCCGCATTCAACGCGCTGTCCGAGGCGCTGCTCGACGAACTGCATACGCAGCTCGCCACGCTCGAAAAATCGGATGCGCGTGTCGTCGTGCTGGCCGGCGCGGGCCGCGCGTTCTGCGCGGGCCACGATCTGAAGGAGATGCGCGCGGCGCCGTCGCTCGACTACTACCAATGGCTCTTCGCGCGCTGCACGAAGACGATGCTGACGATCCGCCGTTTACCGCAGCCCGTGATCGCGCGCGTGCACGGCATCGCGACGGCGGCCGGCTGTCAGCTGGTGGCGATGTGCGACCTCGCCGTGGCCGCCGACACCGCGCGCTTCGCGACATCGGGGGTCAACCTCGGCCTCTTTTGCGCAACGCCGGCGGTGCCGTTGTCGCGCAACGTGATGCCGAAAGCCGCACTCGACATGCTGCTGACCGGTGACTTCATCGATGCGCTGACCGCGAAGCAGCACGGCCTCGTCAATCGCGTCGCGCCGCTCGACGGGCTCGACGCCGAAGTCGCGGCGCTAGCCGCGAGCATCTGCGCGAAGCCGCGCGGCGCGGTGAGCGTGGGCAAGGCACTTTTCTATCGTCAGCTCGAAATGGGCGTCGAGGCCGCGTATCAGCTCGCCGGCCAGACGATGGCCTGCAACATGATGATGGACTCGGCGCTCGAGGGCGTGCAGGCGTTCATCGATAAGCGGTCACCTGAATGGCGCCGCTAG
- a CDS encoding histone deacetylase family protein, with product MATGFYSHADCLKHEMGHWHPECPARLQAIEDQLIAGRIDALIERESPPLADEADLLRVHTQAHVDHIRQTSPHEGYAAIDPDTSMNPHSLQAALRAAGAAVAATDAVIAGRFDNAFCSVRPPGHHAEPARAMGFCFFNNVAIAARHALDVHGLERVAIIDFDVHHGNGTEAAFTGDPRVLMCSIFQHPFYPYSGTENASPNMVNVPIAARSKGDVVREAVDLLWLPRLHEFKPQMLFISAGFDAHREDDLGNLGLVEADYTWITEQIRHIADRYAKGRIVSCLEGGYNLSALGRSVVAHVKALAGL from the coding sequence ATGGCAACCGGTTTCTATTCCCACGCGGACTGTCTGAAGCATGAGATGGGGCACTGGCATCCCGAATGTCCCGCGCGCCTGCAGGCAATCGAAGACCAGCTGATCGCAGGCCGCATCGATGCGTTGATCGAGCGCGAATCGCCGCCGCTTGCGGACGAAGCGGATTTACTGCGTGTGCACACGCAGGCACACGTCGACCATATCCGTCAGACCTCGCCACACGAAGGCTACGCGGCCATCGACCCCGATACCTCGATGAACCCGCATTCGCTGCAAGCCGCGTTGCGAGCGGCAGGCGCGGCGGTCGCTGCCACCGACGCGGTCATCGCGGGCCGCTTCGACAACGCATTCTGCAGTGTGCGTCCGCCGGGCCACCATGCGGAGCCGGCCCGCGCGATGGGCTTCTGCTTTTTCAACAATGTCGCGATCGCGGCTCGCCATGCACTCGACGTGCATGGGCTCGAGCGCGTCGCGATCATCGACTTCGACGTGCATCACGGTAACGGCACCGAAGCGGCATTCACGGGCGACCCGCGCGTGCTGATGTGCAGCATCTTTCAGCATCCGTTCTATCCATACAGCGGTACCGAGAACGCATCGCCGAATATGGTCAACGTGCCGATCGCCGCGCGCTCGAAGGGCGACGTCGTGCGCGAGGCCGTCGATCTGCTGTGGTTGCCGCGGCTGCACGAGTTCAAGCCGCAGATGCTGTTCATATCGGCGGGGTTCGACGCTCATCGCGAAGACGATCTCGGCAACCTCGGGCTCGTCGAAGCCGACTACACATGGATCACCGAACAGATTCGCCATATCGCCGACCGGTACGCGAAAGGACGCATCGTCAGTTGCCTCGAGGGCGGGTATAACCTGTCGGCGTTGGGGCGCAGTGTCGTCGCGCATGTGAAGGCGCTCGCGGGGTTGTAG